One window from the genome of Hyalangium ruber encodes:
- a CDS encoding efflux RND transporter permease subunit: MSDKRVAERIEAVMGALAARNHRKPWQALVVAVVLVVLGGFFARTLALNADMVGLLPKSFPSVQDLEKMRKRFGGQGYVVVVGMGAEPAVLKQFVDDMVPKAAQLPEIQFVNYQRPRPFFEEHALYYVDVPDLKVIQERIDARIAWEKEQANPLFVRLDDAPPPPIDFTDIEQKYAGSASQRMANGEDLYFIDPEERLVVLMLKPKGSSADLNYAKKVVGQVEDFLAQQDFSKYGPTFKTAVTGTFKKKMDQQKMITADLGRASGIAMVLLVLYLAFHFRSALGVVFTMAPVLAGLSWTYGFVGLAYGKVNLLTGFLAAVLGGLGVEHGIHLLGRYTTLRSEGQDSLQATREAFSHTGFSAFIAALVAALTFLSLSISEFAAFHEFGIIAAVGMLVSIASYLLILPALLGLASRWGWTPRTHVGSAGPLALLARWLPRSYRAVAIVVGLGLVVLISQAWRVSFSYDASKLEDVRVPSVSLDRSVNRILGYSQTPVVVLTDSRDMEHEVVRQLEKRKAERGKESTIDFVGALVDLVPKQQQEKKTVLQAIRQRLEKLDPERMPKDVRSNLERALKMTRAEPFQRENLPEAVRRQFEGLGGADAGGVVLVYSAINLADGARTRTFAKEVRGMNLPDGTQVSAAGEALIVADILDMVAQDGPRILGAAILSVLAAMWLTLGRLRTALICMLPTLLSVAGLMALLDLKFNYLNIVVLPVLIGTTVDAGVHLMQRLSEPDSDFISVYAETGRAIVGGLLTSAIGFLALVIAQHPGLNSIGNVANLGFGVNVVIVLLGFPSLLLLVERWRRKHSTTAAPAENT, encoded by the coding sequence ATGAGCGACAAGCGGGTGGCGGAGCGGATCGAGGCGGTGATGGGAGCGCTCGCCGCGCGCAATCACCGCAAGCCCTGGCAGGCGCTGGTGGTGGCGGTGGTGCTGGTGGTGCTGGGCGGTTTCTTCGCGCGCACGCTGGCGCTCAACGCCGACATGGTGGGCCTGCTGCCCAAGTCCTTCCCGAGCGTCCAGGACCTCGAGAAGATGCGCAAGCGCTTCGGCGGCCAGGGCTACGTGGTGGTGGTGGGCATGGGCGCCGAGCCCGCGGTGCTCAAGCAGTTCGTCGACGACATGGTGCCGAAGGCGGCCCAGTTGCCGGAGATCCAGTTCGTCAACTACCAGCGGCCGCGGCCCTTCTTCGAGGAGCACGCGCTCTACTACGTGGACGTGCCGGACCTGAAGGTCATCCAGGAGCGCATCGACGCGCGCATCGCCTGGGAGAAGGAGCAGGCCAACCCGCTCTTCGTCCGGCTGGATGACGCGCCGCCGCCGCCCATCGACTTCACCGACATCGAGCAGAAGTACGCCGGCAGCGCCAGCCAGCGCATGGCCAACGGGGAGGACCTCTACTTCATCGACCCCGAGGAGCGCCTGGTGGTGCTCATGCTCAAGCCCAAGGGCAGCAGCGCCGACCTGAACTACGCCAAGAAGGTGGTGGGGCAGGTGGAGGACTTCCTGGCCCAGCAGGACTTCTCGAAGTACGGGCCGACGTTCAAGACGGCTGTCACCGGCACCTTCAAGAAGAAGATGGACCAGCAGAAGATGATCACCGCGGACCTGGGACGCGCCTCGGGCATCGCGATGGTGCTGCTGGTGCTGTACCTGGCGTTCCACTTCCGAAGCGCGCTGGGCGTGGTGTTCACCATGGCGCCGGTGCTGGCGGGCCTGTCGTGGACGTATGGCTTCGTGGGGCTGGCGTACGGGAAGGTGAATCTCCTCACGGGCTTCCTGGCCGCGGTGCTGGGCGGCCTGGGCGTGGAGCACGGCATCCACCTCTTGGGGCGCTACACCACGCTGCGCTCGGAGGGGCAGGATTCGCTGCAGGCGACGCGCGAGGCGTTCAGCCACACGGGATTCTCGGCCTTCATCGCCGCGCTGGTGGCGGCGCTCACCTTCTTGAGCCTGTCCATCTCCGAGTTCGCCGCCTTCCACGAGTTCGGCATCATCGCGGCGGTGGGCATGCTGGTGAGCATCGCCTCGTACCTGTTGATTCTCCCGGCGCTGCTGGGCCTGGCCTCGCGCTGGGGCTGGACGCCGCGGACGCATGTGGGCTCGGCGGGGCCGCTGGCGCTGCTGGCCCGGTGGCTGCCGCGCAGCTACCGCGCGGTGGCGATCGTCGTGGGGCTGGGGTTGGTGGTGCTCATCAGCCAGGCCTGGCGGGTGAGCTTCAGCTACGACGCCTCCAAGCTGGAGGACGTCCGGGTGCCCTCGGTGAGCCTGGATCGGAGCGTCAACCGCATCCTCGGCTACTCGCAGACGCCGGTGGTGGTGCTCACCGACTCGCGGGACATGGAGCACGAGGTGGTGCGCCAGCTGGAGAAGCGCAAGGCCGAGCGCGGCAAGGAGTCCACCATCGACTTCGTCGGGGCGCTGGTGGACCTGGTGCCCAAGCAGCAGCAGGAGAAGAAGACGGTGCTGCAGGCCATCCGCCAGCGGCTGGAGAAGTTGGATCCGGAGCGGATGCCGAAGGACGTGCGGAGCAACCTGGAGCGCGCGCTGAAGATGACGCGGGCCGAGCCCTTCCAGCGGGAGAACCTGCCGGAGGCGGTGCGGCGGCAATTCGAGGGGTTGGGCGGCGCGGACGCGGGCGGCGTGGTGCTGGTGTACTCGGCGATCAACCTCGCGGACGGCGCGCGGACGCGGACCTTCGCCAAGGAGGTGCGCGGGATGAACCTGCCCGATGGCACGCAGGTGTCAGCCGCGGGCGAGGCGCTCATCGTCGCGGACATCCTGGACATGGTGGCGCAGGACGGGCCGCGCATCCTCGGCGCGGCCATTCTCTCGGTGCTGGCAGCCATGTGGTTGACGCTGGGGCGGCTGCGCACGGCGCTCATCTGCATGCTGCCCACGCTGCTGTCGGTGGCGGGGCTGATGGCGCTGCTGGACCTGAAGTTCAACTACCTCAACATCGTGGTGCTGCCGGTGCTGATTGGCACCACGGTGGACGCGGGCGTGCATCTGATGCAGCGCCTGTCCGAGCCGGACAGTGACTTCATCTCGGTGTACGCGGAGACAGGGCGCGCCATCGTCGGTGGTTTGCTGACGAGCGCCATCGGCTTCCTGGCGCTGGTGATTGCCCAGCACCCGGGCCTCAACTCCATCGGCAACGTGGCCAACCTGGGCTTCGGGGTGAACGTCGTCATCGTGCTGCTGGGCTTCCCGTCACTGCTGTTGTTGGTGGAGCGCTGGCGGCGCAAGCACAGCACCACCGCCGCGCCGGCCGAGAACACGTAG
- a CDS encoding sterol desaturase family protein: MSRPYLRHQSGRMFDNAFLEACSKVHPSLPFIFYIPITLALFGWGLYSGTTTVVRAAIFVPLGVLTWITMEYCIHRYFFHWEGNGPFTRRVHEIAHGYHHKYPDDATRLVMPLGASIPLAILISGLLWLLGSPVWALPYFCGIVWGYLAYDFIHWATHHLTPRTAWGKALRAHHMAHHFATPDRNFGISNRWVDILVGSGGKRPAKRSEEELSLERPQA; this comes from the coding sequence ATGAGCCGCCCCTACCTCCGCCATCAATCCGGTCGCATGTTCGACAACGCCTTCCTCGAGGCGTGCTCGAAGGTCCACCCGTCGCTGCCCTTCATCTTCTACATCCCCATCACGCTGGCGCTGTTCGGGTGGGGGCTGTACTCGGGGACGACGACGGTGGTGCGCGCGGCGATCTTCGTGCCGCTGGGCGTGCTCACGTGGATCACCATGGAGTACTGCATCCACCGCTACTTCTTCCACTGGGAGGGCAATGGCCCCTTCACGCGGCGGGTGCATGAGATTGCCCACGGCTACCACCACAAGTACCCGGACGACGCCACGCGGCTGGTGATGCCGCTGGGGGCGAGCATTCCGCTGGCGATCCTCATCTCCGGGCTGCTGTGGCTGCTGGGCAGCCCGGTGTGGGCGCTGCCGTACTTCTGCGGAATCGTCTGGGGCTACCTGGCCTATGACTTCATCCACTGGGCGACGCACCACCTGACGCCGCGCACGGCGTGGGGCAAGGCGCTGCGGGCGCACCACATGGCGCACCACTTCGCGACGCCGGACCGCAACTTCGGCATCAGCAACCGGTGGGTGGATATCCTGGTGGGCAGCGGGGGCAAGCGCCCCGCGAAGCGCTCCGAGGAAGAGCTCAGCCTGGAGCGCCCGCAGGCCTGA
- a CDS encoding protein-tyrosine phosphatase family protein encodes MSVSLLREVHHVPGVRGFVRKQVLRSVARVIEWTTKLPGRGMNISRVNDWLWVGGSVARSQYRELATQGITAVIDMRGERCDDAAALSVLGIELLHLPVTDRYPPSVEQLMKGVEWAMPRVKAGGRLYAHCEHGVGRGPLMGLAVMVALGAEAPEAYRALRKARWQSTLNDRQLNGLADFVTAWTARGTAAGGKPPSSATGS; translated from the coding sequence GTGAGTGTCTCGTTGCTCCGAGAGGTCCACCATGTGCCTGGGGTGCGCGGCTTCGTGCGCAAGCAGGTGCTGCGCTCGGTGGCGCGGGTCATCGAGTGGACGACGAAGCTGCCGGGGCGCGGCATGAACATCTCGCGGGTGAATGACTGGCTGTGGGTGGGGGGCTCGGTGGCGCGCTCGCAGTACCGGGAGCTGGCGACGCAGGGCATCACCGCGGTCATCGACATGCGCGGCGAGCGCTGTGACGACGCGGCGGCGCTCTCGGTGCTGGGCATCGAGCTCTTGCACCTGCCGGTGACGGACCGCTACCCACCCTCGGTGGAGCAGCTGATGAAGGGCGTGGAGTGGGCGATGCCCCGGGTAAAGGCGGGAGGCCGGCTCTACGCGCACTGCGAGCACGGCGTGGGGCGCGGGCCGCTGATGGGGTTGGCGGTGATGGTGGCGTTGGGGGCGGAGGCGCCCGAGGCTTATCGCGCGCTGAGAAAAGCGCGCTGGCAGTCGACGCTGAACGACCGGCAGTTGAACGGACTGGCCGACTTCGTCACGGCTTGGACAGCGCGAGGTACCGCGGCCGGAGGCAAACCGCCCTCCAGCGCCACGGGCAGCTGA
- a CDS encoding imm11 family protein: protein MPQHFFELYDDLHVPRRWQLKNPVDGHGHEVNDWDFRLGTPIRLEGRLKIQLESEGRPLDFSETNSRIPVVHINVASMLSELAPNDVQLIPVDVEGQPEQYLILVATRLIRCIDEKASKVQFWTAEDGVPHKVGTYYAVDHMRIDRSKVGDAKVFRPAGWEGTLIVSGDIKKALTRMGATGAKFKGV from the coding sequence ATGCCGCAGCACTTCTTCGAGCTGTATGACGATCTGCATGTCCCGCGGCGATGGCAGCTCAAGAACCCCGTCGATGGCCACGGCCACGAAGTCAACGACTGGGACTTCAGGCTCGGGACGCCCATTCGCCTCGAAGGTCGCTTGAAGATTCAGCTGGAGAGCGAAGGCCGACCGCTGGACTTCTCCGAGACGAACTCGAGGATCCCCGTCGTTCACATCAATGTCGCCTCCATGCTGTCGGAGTTGGCTCCCAACGATGTGCAGCTCATCCCCGTGGACGTCGAGGGCCAGCCGGAACAGTACCTCATCCTCGTGGCCACGCGCCTGATCCGATGCATCGACGAGAAAGCCTCCAAGGTGCAGTTCTGGACCGCCGAGGATGGCGTACCCCACAAAGTGGGGACCTATTACGCCGTCGACCACATGCGAATCGACAGGTCGAAAGTCGGGGACGCCAAGGTGTTCCGCCCGGCGGGTTGGGAGGGCACGCTGATCGTCTCCGGGGACATCAAGAAGGCCCTGACGCGCATGGGCGCCACGGGCGCCAAGTTCAAAGGCGTGTAG
- a CDS encoding AHH domain-containing protein → MRLGQEEVEESLRRLALEVRLIASPRETVRRMFALDALSGDYLYLPRDRKLIPLGAGTPLEGALTDEEEKLTSDYRGWCRRAYGSDGDCLGGALTGGRYLDLHGRYTLALALSKSPVLEELQSALGEMVGLQAVMKAAIWTVATLMFLLALPEPVTKALAAAMTTVLILWVGVETLYNLIAGWFQLMREVKEATTFEQLRQAGERYGKVIGRDAARVLAMLAMAALNQTAQGFAAKVPTLPGSAQVSMQAEAQGGISLRAVGEVREVAVTAEGFRVALPPGAVAMAAKAGRGGRVDTHHIATIANDTSTLRGGPWTPRFRQIFAKAGMRMDDEANRLPLPGHYGPHPEQYHRLVHARLDDAVKRCRSMEDCRVALTGVLKRLAREIATPGTELNRLVTKAKPR, encoded by the coding sequence GTGCGTCTGGGACAAGAGGAAGTCGAAGAGTCCCTCAGGCGGCTGGCGCTGGAGGTACGGCTGATCGCCTCCCCGCGAGAGACGGTGCGGAGGATGTTCGCGCTGGACGCACTCAGCGGCGACTACCTGTACCTGCCCCGAGACCGAAAGCTCATCCCGCTTGGGGCAGGCACTCCTCTGGAAGGGGCGTTGACCGACGAGGAGGAGAAGCTCACGAGCGATTACAGGGGCTGGTGCCGAAGGGCGTATGGCTCCGATGGCGACTGTCTGGGGGGCGCGCTGACAGGTGGGCGTTACCTGGACCTTCACGGTCGCTACACCCTGGCGCTGGCCCTGAGCAAGAGCCCCGTTCTGGAGGAGCTCCAGAGCGCATTGGGGGAGATGGTGGGCCTCCAGGCGGTAATGAAGGCGGCGATCTGGACGGTCGCAACGCTCATGTTCCTGCTGGCATTGCCCGAGCCGGTGACCAAGGCATTGGCGGCGGCGATGACGACCGTGCTCATCCTCTGGGTGGGAGTCGAGACGCTCTACAACCTCATTGCTGGCTGGTTCCAGTTGATGCGGGAGGTGAAGGAAGCCACCACCTTCGAGCAGCTCCGCCAGGCGGGGGAGCGCTACGGCAAAGTCATCGGGCGCGACGCGGCCCGAGTGCTCGCGATGCTGGCGATGGCCGCCCTCAACCAGACGGCGCAGGGGTTCGCGGCCAAGGTACCGACGTTGCCTGGATCGGCCCAGGTGTCGATGCAGGCCGAAGCGCAGGGAGGAATCTCGCTGCGGGCAGTGGGGGAGGTGCGGGAGGTCGCGGTCACTGCCGAGGGCTTTCGCGTGGCACTGCCGCCAGGGGCCGTGGCGATGGCGGCGAAGGCCGGACGTGGCGGCCGAGTCGATACGCACCACATCGCGACCATCGCCAACGATACGTCCACGTTACGGGGTGGACCGTGGACTCCCAGGTTTCGGCAGATCTTCGCCAAGGCTGGGATGCGGATGGATGACGAGGCGAACAGGTTGCCGCTCCCAGGGCACTACGGGCCGCATCCCGAGCAGTACCACCGTCTGGTCCACGCACGACTGGATGACGCGGTGAAGCGCTGTCGCAGCATGGAGGACTGCCGAGTCGCACTGACGGGTGTGCTCAAGAGGCTGGCCAGGGAGATCGCTACACCGGGAACCGAGCTGAACCGACTCGTCACCAAGGCCAAGCCGCGATAG
- a CDS encoding alkaline phosphatase D family protein has product MAFHFDRHCRLLGPFLGHITDTEARIWLHMADLKPGERRTLLVTVHPERHTARAIRRLPLVVSEAECGVGVLTLEGLEPDTLYAYRIWSDMDGLAPVDLNGLEPGDPCFRTLPRGGFDHQLDFLVMSCHNPETAALDGANGFGVWAQLPDVIAANKNVRFALLIGDQIYADDVERKVLREKDAHKRLKLYLGMYRKYWSDVRYRRVLCRLPAYLMWDDHDITDGWGSREDSFTGGNSDTFKPEWTRLFESARTAFRHMQASRNPPPLSSDFQEGFDTCFRVGRAGFVLPDLRSHRNVRKGQLWTESQRSAVARWVEAQREHLDVLFFCSPVVFSHGDPWLERMVHGGWPYVLQLVSWLGSFRYAGVRRTVSTFYKNIGDLRDDLNDSWGSEPNRREADRVLDFLFGLQNPPAGQKPLSVVILAGDIHTPGYSTLYSSDPAHAQRPSIPHVVASPISYQPFSWLGEAVYRRLSRVVNLGERGVYSAQISHHYCQRNVVAASLRNVASDEWHLKVKFYLEGHPEPRILLFDLHRSSGREAIPWPHAPEPSLFG; this is encoded by the coding sequence TTGGCCTTCCACTTCGATCGGCACTGCCGCCTGCTCGGGCCCTTCCTCGGCCACATCACCGACACCGAGGCCCGCATCTGGCTGCACATGGCGGACCTGAAGCCGGGCGAGCGCCGCACGCTGCTGGTCACCGTCCACCCCGAGCGCCACACCGCCCGCGCCATCCGCCGGCTGCCGCTGGTCGTCTCCGAGGCGGAGTGCGGCGTCGGCGTGCTCACCTTGGAAGGGCTGGAGCCGGACACGCTGTACGCCTACCGCATCTGGTCGGACATGGACGGGCTGGCGCCGGTGGACCTCAACGGCCTGGAGCCAGGGGACCCGTGCTTTCGCACCCTGCCCCGAGGCGGCTTCGACCATCAGCTCGATTTCCTGGTGATGAGCTGCCACAACCCGGAGACGGCGGCGCTCGACGGGGCCAACGGCTTCGGCGTCTGGGCGCAGCTGCCCGACGTCATCGCGGCCAACAAGAACGTGCGCTTCGCGTTGCTCATCGGAGATCAGATCTACGCCGATGACGTCGAGCGCAAGGTGCTGCGAGAGAAGGACGCGCACAAGCGCCTGAAGCTGTACCTGGGCATGTACCGCAAATACTGGAGCGACGTGCGCTACCGCCGCGTCCTCTGCCGACTGCCGGCCTATCTCATGTGGGACGACCACGACATCACCGACGGCTGGGGCTCGCGGGAGGACTCGTTCACGGGCGGCAACTCGGACACCTTCAAGCCCGAGTGGACGCGGCTGTTCGAGTCGGCGCGCACGGCCTTCCGGCACATGCAGGCCTCGCGCAACCCGCCGCCGCTGTCCTCCGACTTCCAGGAGGGCTTCGACACGTGCTTCCGGGTGGGGCGCGCGGGCTTCGTGCTGCCGGACCTGCGCAGCCACCGCAACGTGCGCAAGGGCCAGCTGTGGACCGAGTCCCAGCGCTCGGCCGTGGCGCGCTGGGTGGAGGCGCAGCGTGAGCACCTGGACGTGCTCTTCTTCTGCAGCCCGGTGGTGTTCTCCCACGGAGACCCGTGGCTGGAGCGAATGGTCCACGGCGGCTGGCCCTACGTGCTGCAGCTCGTGTCGTGGCTGGGCTCGTTCCGGTACGCGGGCGTGCGCCGGACGGTGAGCACCTTCTACAAGAACATCGGCGATCTGCGCGACGACCTGAATGACAGCTGGGGTTCGGAGCCGAACCGGCGCGAGGCGGACCGGGTGCTGGACTTCCTCTTCGGGCTGCAGAACCCGCCCGCCGGGCAGAAGCCGCTGAGCGTCGTCATTCTCGCGGGAGACATCCACACGCCGGGTTACTCCACGCTGTACTCCTCGGATCCGGCGCACGCGCAGCGCCCGTCGATTCCGCACGTGGTGGCCTCGCCCATCTCCTATCAGCCGTTCAGCTGGCTGGGGGAGGCGGTGTACCGGCGCCTCTCGCGGGTGGTGAACCTGGGGGAGCGCGGCGTGTACAGCGCGCAGATCAGCCACCATTACTGCCAGCGCAACGTGGTGGCGGCCTCGCTGCGCAACGTCGCCTCGGACGAGTGGCACCTGAAGGTGAAGTTCTACCTGGAGGGCCACCCCGAGCCGCGCATCCTGCTGTTCGACCTGCACCGCTCCTCGGGGCGCGAGGCCATCCCCTGGCCCCACGCACCGGAGCCCAGCCTGTTCGGCTGA
- a CDS encoding alpha-amylase family glycosyl hydrolase gives MRSFPSKLLALVCGAATVLGCKSKEEPLPSPVPPTDSLHVASPDWRDQILYFVMTDRFANGDPSNDNQGAGEFDPANGAKYSGGDLKGLLEKLDYIQGLGATGVWITPPVANQWWDPLVNYGGYHGYWARNFTQVDPHMGTLEDYQRLSRGLHERGMYLVQDIVLNHMANCFRYTSYNPADVTAGVVLNRDAKPGCGPTQAPFDQWDPTNPAHRAAGAFHWTPTIDNYSERNQELNYQLADLDDLNTENPAVLAALKDSYNFWIREVGVDGFRVDTAFYVPQATFKDFLYSSDTQHPGVLVQARSLGKEGFLAFGEGFSSDNAFEDTATRKVASYMKDPATGEDLLPSMLNFPLYRTAGDVFARGRPTSELAHRLALSQTLFARPHLMPLFLDNHDVDRFLTGGSEAALRQGLLFMMTVPGIPVVYYGTEQGFTAQRGAMFREGVDSGGRDHFDTSAPLYALLREVTSLRKQHAVFRRGVPTVLRQNAARGGVFAYKMEGEGQVAFVIFNTSDEETLLDNLPTGLTDGSELKLLTSLGGGAGDAHVGRGGGLSLKLPARAARVYMPTGRGTPPPAETARITLTNTSGATVGGDFELSGTATGVATFKVVVDGALGTASTVTVNGDGTWRTVVSTAGMVDPNIQHALVAWAEEPQVFSGTLTFRVNRTFVTLLTHEDPANDDVGPEGRYHYPTDATWGENHQGDLRRVTVQGAGTVLKLALQTNRVTTVWSPQNGFDHVAFTVYIDVPGRTGLTVMPRQNASLPTGMDWDYHVRVHGWSNGLFNPIGASATEDGAPVSPTAAITVDQPTHTVSLTLPGELFGGLTHLSGVKVYVTTWDYDGGYRPLVPAAEQWKFWGGDGATDPLVLDDTPVLTVP, from the coding sequence ATGCGTTCTTTTCCCTCGAAGCTCCTGGCGCTGGTGTGCGGCGCCGCCACCGTCCTTGGCTGTAAGTCCAAGGAGGAACCGCTGCCATCCCCCGTGCCTCCCACGGACTCGCTCCATGTTGCCTCGCCGGACTGGAGAGACCAGATCCTCTACTTCGTGATGACCGACCGGTTCGCCAACGGCGACCCGAGCAACGACAACCAGGGCGCGGGAGAGTTCGACCCGGCGAACGGGGCGAAGTACAGCGGCGGTGACTTGAAGGGGCTCCTGGAGAAGCTGGACTACATCCAGGGCCTGGGCGCCACCGGCGTGTGGATTACGCCGCCCGTGGCCAACCAGTGGTGGGACCCGCTCGTGAACTATGGCGGCTACCACGGCTACTGGGCGCGGAACTTCACCCAGGTGGATCCGCACATGGGCACGCTGGAGGACTACCAGCGCCTGTCCCGAGGACTCCACGAGCGCGGCATGTACCTGGTGCAGGACATCGTCCTCAACCACATGGCCAACTGCTTCCGCTACACGAGCTACAACCCGGCGGATGTGACGGCTGGAGTGGTACTCAACCGGGACGCGAAGCCGGGCTGCGGCCCCACCCAGGCGCCGTTCGACCAGTGGGATCCGACCAACCCCGCGCACCGGGCGGCGGGCGCCTTCCACTGGACGCCCACCATCGACAACTACAGTGAGCGCAACCAGGAGCTGAACTATCAGCTCGCGGACCTGGACGACCTGAACACGGAGAACCCGGCGGTCCTCGCGGCCCTCAAGGACAGCTACAACTTCTGGATCCGCGAGGTGGGCGTGGACGGCTTCCGCGTGGACACCGCCTTCTACGTACCGCAGGCCACGTTCAAAGACTTCCTCTACTCGAGCGACACCCAGCACCCGGGCGTCCTCGTACAGGCCCGGAGCCTGGGCAAGGAGGGCTTCCTGGCCTTTGGCGAGGGCTTCTCCAGCGACAACGCCTTCGAGGACACCGCCACCCGGAAGGTGGCTTCGTACATGAAGGACCCCGCCACGGGCGAGGACCTGCTGCCCAGCATGCTCAACTTCCCGCTGTACCGCACCGCGGGAGATGTCTTCGCCCGGGGCCGGCCTACCTCGGAGCTGGCGCACCGGCTGGCGCTCTCGCAGACCCTGTTCGCGCGGCCGCACCTGATGCCCCTCTTCCTCGACAACCACGACGTGGACCGCTTCCTGACGGGAGGCTCGGAGGCAGCGCTTCGGCAGGGGCTGTTGTTCATGATGACCGTGCCGGGCATTCCGGTCGTCTATTACGGCACCGAGCAGGGCTTCACCGCGCAGCGCGGCGCGATGTTCCGCGAGGGCGTCGACTCGGGCGGCAGGGACCACTTCGACACCTCCGCGCCGCTGTACGCACTGCTGCGCGAGGTGACCTCTCTGCGCAAGCAGCACGCCGTCTTCCGCCGGGGCGTGCCCACGGTGCTGCGGCAGAACGCGGCCCGGGGTGGCGTGTTCGCCTACAAGATGGAGGGCGAGGGGCAGGTGGCCTTCGTCATCTTCAACACCTCGGATGAGGAGACGCTGCTGGACAACCTGCCCACGGGCCTGACCGATGGCAGCGAGCTGAAGCTGCTGACGAGCCTGGGCGGTGGGGCCGGGGATGCCCACGTGGGGCGGGGCGGAGGGCTGTCCCTGAAGCTGCCCGCGCGAGCGGCTCGCGTCTACATGCCCACGGGCCGGGGGACGCCGCCGCCCGCCGAGACGGCCCGCATCACCCTGACCAACACCAGCGGTGCCACGGTGGGCGGGGACTTCGAGCTGTCCGGCACCGCCACCGGCGTGGCCACCTTCAAGGTGGTGGTGGATGGAGCGCTCGGCACGGCGAGCACGGTGACGGTCAACGGCGATGGCACCTGGCGCACCGTCGTGAGCACCGCCGGCATGGTGGACCCCAACATCCAGCACGCGCTGGTGGCGTGGGCCGAGGAGCCTCAGGTCTTCTCGGGGACGCTCACCTTCCGCGTCAACCGGACCTTCGTGACCCTGCTCACCCACGAGGACCCGGCCAATGATGACGTGGGCCCGGAAGGCCGCTACCACTACCCCACCGACGCCACCTGGGGAGAGAACCACCAGGGAGACCTGCGCCGCGTCACCGTGCAGGGCGCGGGCACCGTGCTGAAGCTGGCGCTCCAGACGAACCGTGTCACCACCGTGTGGAGCCCGCAGAACGGCTTCGACCACGTGGCCTTCACGGTCTACATCGACGTGCCCGGCCGCACGGGCCTCACGGTGATGCCGCGTCAGAACGCTTCACTGCCCACGGGCATGGACTGGGACTACCATGTTCGCGTCCACGGCTGGTCCAACGGACTGTTCAACCCGATTGGCGCCTCGGCCACCGAGGATGGCGCCCCGGTGTCTCCCACCGCGGCCATCACGGTGGATCAGCCCACCCACACCGTCTCCCTCACGCTGCCCGGCGAGCTGTTCGGCGGGCTTACCCACCTGAGCGGAGTGAAGGTGTACGTCACCACCTGGGACTATGACGGCGGCTATCGGCCGCTCGTCCCCGCCGCCGAGCAGTGGAAGTTCTGGGGCGGCGACGGCGCCACGGACCCGCTGGTGCTCGACGACACCCCGGTGCTCACCGTGCCGTGA